In the genome of Coregonus clupeaformis isolate EN_2021a chromosome 1, ASM2061545v1, whole genome shotgun sequence, one region contains:
- the LOC121574873 gene encoding uncharacterized protein LOC121574873 isoform X4 — translation MCCVVDDFKKCFRKNQDQLQTAITVLSGGSLDHRGTTPTSKPFTSGGTTSLSLKRRRQPDSEERNGGGRGEEMANKRLRPEDNSPGTGPAPICTSHQPYGTASPSYLKKVFMKNSLNSGPILSLKERLTPKKTGGMETVPTSPLPTPKPARQLFNNQGQTPCRNSVRENSNPQCRYSGMNHQSVYSGSNLQSGHPANLHVKSASRAECSREKEGRARARESRGEEPTGRTDRRTPKPVSRSQSSYSSCSSSLRRLRLAQNRKVTRPRGTSALLDDLNDLFTPDPITSSLSRAVMTFSPSPQRGDGSPSVHNKVPVSGVSATVCGASKRLWPTSVTSPREIPQISPSEGISGPNIFPCKVAAMDPCKLVLGPNIYSPSFLRLESCGTDLTKLETGSYKTSISSGKPSSPKEESVTMEDVASELKTSPAFPAVRLFADESVKTEAGPRSPGIPLAGLESPMDEHANLKNESSGLKAIPLSASAKSSSLCKDELFNTETTDFKARLSSPLLPSPTSPLDRKGKEGEKRKEGDQKSLPLLAAGEKRSKIDNSQKSLTFLEEDPLDVELGLDLGLELEPSQASSSSSSEDELPSLQQILDRTTRPPDTPEKGTFTAPSTPVVPQHHSQLPVSSKTKPTSYRNNLDEMLKEKESIQRSKELETKLRLSCEENLLRLAEEEEEDESTENMEAAISHQQREFLQRFSVVSSAIRDLHPGEAMFSLDNFGRLFSQHTLQLRHCNVTPRDTAQKTLLWSTPDQFRSHVSSELIQRAYRSSPCPPQVARWLFQMVSVHSDKLICHQVLKALKDIACSAAEHIVLNKSERFEVWVPSVGDVTLVFMNMGVPFVTLFPLETLQPSFTEGDLLEGIQIRTESLPSKKELSTFPEHNFDSVIKYLSQCTSLCPRAYSDRDLLLLLSVVSRVGLDTQLALQPTEHLRSLLRNLINSIRDWDIMLPRICMSLINLSDDHHNLRWLVQLLPDNMRGKQLRRHLSVSAISKLLNNRCTYRPSNTEFQLSDLRQYLPRMRPSSLLRGLATSFRRSHNPHREGEEEEEEEDCASLDQQAYYLCYSLLALANEATNFEFFPPDQKNQLLLLCAELEKHIKCDIRESEKMLYRSKVKDFVARIYTKWQVLVQRTRPLQGKLYDYWQPLPEDAVSSSQESKHSHREREDEETVMELEEEEGKVVEGEEERIAEKALAMEEDEENEERTPEKYFAKEIPEEEEKFLKMEEERMELTLEEPKMEDMEEERREVKAEERVTEKREAAVEEGRKGQTEGKTGERGNLEDSEMKEKRVERRETERSREKKTAMEDNPAASI, via the exons ATGTGTTGCGTTGTAGACGATTTTAAAAAATGCTTCAGAAAGAATCAAG ATCaattacagactgcaattacAGTACTG AGTGGTGGTTCCCTGGACCACAGAGGAACCACTCCCACTAGCAAACCGTTCACTTCAG GAGGCACCACATCCCTGTCTCTGAAGAGACGCAGACAACCAGACTCGGAGGAGAGAAACGGtggtggaagaggagaggaaatggcTAATAAGAGACTGCGTCCAGAGGATAATAGCCCAGGCACAGGCCCAGCCCCTATCTGTACCAGTCACCAACCCTATGGAACAGCCAG CCCATCCTACCTGAAGAAAGTCTTCATGAAAAACAGTCTGAACTCAGGTCCTATTCTGAGTTTGAAGGAGCGCCTCACCCCTAAGAAGACGGGAGGGATGGAGACTGTCCCTACCTCTCCACTCCCAACACCCAAGCCTGCGAGGCAGCTCTTTAACAACCAAGGACAAACGCCATGCAGGAACAGTGTGAGGGAGAATAGCAACCCTCAGTGTAGATACAGTGGAATGAATCACCAATCTGTTTATAGTGGTAGTAATCTCCAATCCGGCCACCCAGCGAACCTGCATGTCAAAAGTGCTAGTAGAGCAGAAtgcagcagagagaaagagggcagAGCAAGAGCgcgagagagtagaggagaagaACCGACAGGTCGCACCGACCGAAGAACCCCCAAACCCGTCTCGAGGTCTCAAAGCTCATACTCGAGCTGCTCTAGTTCTCTGCGCCGTCTCAGATTGGCACAGAACCGAAAAGTCACTCGCCCCCGGGGAACGTCGGCCTTGTTGGATGACCTGAATGACCTTTTCACCCCTGACCCCATAACCTCTAGCCTGTCTAGAGCAGTGATGACCTTTTCCCCCAGTCCCCAGAGAGGAGACGGGTCGCCCTCTGTACACAACAAGGTTCCTGTGTCTGGTGTGTCGGCTACAGTCTGTGGTGCTAGTAAAAGACTGTGGCCCACCTCTGTAACAAGTCCTAGAGAAATCCCCCAAATCTCCCCCTCGGAGGGAATCTCTGGCCCCAATATCTTTCCCTGTAAGGTAGCTGCAATGGACCCCTGTAAACTAGTCCTGGGCCCTAACATCTACTCTCCCTCTTTTTTAAGGCTGGAGTCGTGCGGGACTGACTTGACTAAATTAGAGACTGGCTCGTACAAGACCAGCATTTCCTCAGGGAAGCCCTCATCCCCTAAGGAGGAGTCTGTTACGATGGAGGATGTGGCGTCAGAACTGAAAACGAGTCCTGCTTTTCCCGCTGTTAGACTGTTTGCGGATGAGTCCGTTAAGACAGAGGCAGGACCCAGATCTCCTGGTATTCCTTTAGCAGGGTTGGAGTCACCTATGGATGAGCATGCCAACCTCAAGAATGAGTCCTCTGGCCTGAAAGCTATCCCCCTCTCAGCCTCTGCAAAGTCCTCATCCTTGTGTAAGGACGAGTTGTTTAACACAGAGACTACAGACTTCAAAGCCAGACTcagctctcccctcctcccttctcccacCTCACCCCTGGACCGAAAAGGAAAGGAGGGTGAaaagaggaaggaaggagacCAGAAGAGTTTACCGTTACTTGCGGCAGGAGAAAAAAGAAGCAAGATAGACAATTCCCAGAAGAGTCTGACATTTCTGGAGGAGGACCCTCTGGATGTGGAGCTGGGCCTCGACCTGGGCCTAGAGTTGGAGCCATCCcaggccagcagcagcagcagcagtgaggACGAGCTGCCATCCCTGCAGCAGATCCTGGACCGTACCACCCGGCCCCCAGACACCCCAGAGAAAGGAACCTTCACTGCACCCAGCACCCCCGTGGTGCCCCAACACCACAGCCAGCTG CCTGTGTCGTCTAAAACAAAACCCACGAGTTACAGGAACAACCTGGATGAGATGCTGAAGGAAAAGGAGAGCATTCAAAG GTCTAAGGAGCTGGAGACCAAGCTGCGTCTGTCCTGTGAGGAGAACCTGCTGAGActggcggaggaggaggaggaggatgagagcaCAGAGAACATGGAGGCGGCCATCTCCCATCAGCAGAG GGAGTTCCTGCAGCGTTTCTCTGTGGTGTCCAGCGCCATCCGGGACCTGCACCCCGGCGAAGCGATGTTCAGCCTGGACAACTTTGGCCGTCTCTTCAGCCAACACACACTGCAGTTGagacactgtaacgtcacccctCGGGACACCGCACAGAAAACACTACTCTG GTCCACTCCAGACCAGTTCAGGTCCCATGTCAGTTCCGAGCTGATCCAGAGAGCCTACCGCTCCTCCCCCTGCCCTCCCCAGGTGGCCCGTTGGCTCTTCCAG ATGGTGTCAGTCCACTCAGACAAGCTGATCTGTCATCAGGTACTAAAGGCCCTCAAAGATATTGCCTGCTCCGCTGCTGAACACATAGTGCTGAATAAGAGTGAGCGCTTCGAGGTGTGGGTGCCCAGTGTTGGAGACGTGACCCTGGTCTTCATGAACATGGGTGTTCCCTTCGTCACCCTGTTCCCCCTGGAGACCCTACAACCCTCCTTCACAGAGGGAGACCTGCT AGAGGGCATCCAGATCCGCACAGAGAGCCTGCCCAGTAAGAAGGAGCTCAGCACTTTCCCTGAACACAACTTTGATAGCGTCATCAAGTACCTGTCTCAGTGTACATCGTTGTGCCCGCGGGCCTACAGTGACAGAGACCTGTTGTTACTCCTGTCGGTGGTGAGCAGAGTGGGCCTGGACACGCAGCTCGCCCTCCAGCCCACTGAGCACCTCCGCTCCCTACTGCGCAACCTGATCAACAGCATCAGGGACTGGGACATCATG CTGCCCAGGATCTGCATGTCGCTGATTAACCTGAGTGATGACCACCACAACCTGCGGTGGCTGGTCCAGCTACTGCCAGACAACATGCGCGGCAAGCAACTCAGGAGACACCTCAGTGTGTCGGCCATCTCCAAGCTGTTGAACAACCGATGCACTTACAGGCCCTCCAACACAGAGTTCCAGCTGTCAGACCTGCGTCAGTACCTCCCCCGCATGcgcccctcctcactcctccggGGCCTGGCCACCTCCTTCAGGAGGAGTCACAACCCacacagagagggggaagaggaggaggaagaagaggactgTGCCTCCCTGGACCAGCAG GCTTACTACCTCTGCTACAGCCTCCTGGCCCTGGCTAACGAAGCCACCAACTTTGAGTTCTTCCCTCCGGACCAGAAGAACCAGTTGTTGTTGCTGTGTGCTGAGCTGGAGAAACACATCAAGTGTGACATCAGGGAGAGTGAGAAGATGCTGTACAGGAGCAAG GTGAAGGACTTTGTAGCCAGGATCTACACCAAGTGGCAGGTGCTGGTCCAGAGAACCAGGCCTCTCCAG GGTaaactgtatgactactggcaGCCTCTGCCTGAGGACGCAGTGAGCAGCAGCCAGGAGAGCAAACACTCccacagggagagagaagatgagGAGACGGTCATGGagttggaggaagaagaggggaaagtggtggaaggagaggaggagaggattgcAGAAAAGGCTTTGGCCATGGAGGAAGACGAAGAGAATGAGGAGAGGACACCAGAAAAATACTTTGCCAAGGAGATTccagaagaggaggagaaattcctaaagatggaggaggagaggatggaactaACGTTAGAGGAACCAAAGATGGAGGACATGGAGGAAGAACGGAGAGAAGTAAAAGCGGAGGAGAGAGTCACAGAAAAGAGGGAAGCAGCGGTGGAGGAGGGAAGGAAAGGACAGACTGAAGGAAAGACTGGGGAGAGAGGCAATTTAGAGGATTCAGAGATGAAGGAGAAACGTGTAGAACGAAGGGAGACTGAGAGAAGCCGAGAGAAGAAGACTGCAATGGAAGACAACCCGGCTGCATCCATATAG
- the LOC121574873 gene encoding uncharacterized protein LOC121574873 isoform X2 gives MLQKESRSITDCNYSTDVIPLGLPSPKPSPAAASLQVTPMKPSQPPGCLSNPNTHPLPKWVLPLTSPKLDPMRAKPSPRPHPHPPQLPGVHHRASGGGGEAKDGQANLTNPLTRKIQPSHSPVTPNPSRSMTFDPRGGTGTGNSDVGSSRPLFAAQPLQSNPQYTAGDDRKDTMRNGGPLSYTMHSPVTPQQSGGSLDHRGTTPTSKPFTSGGTTSLSLKRRRQPDSEERNGGGRGEEMANKRLRPEDNSPGTGPAPICTSHQPYGTASPSYLKKVFMKNSLNSGPILSLKERLTPKKTGGMETVPTSPLPTPKPARQLFNNQGQTPCRNSVRENSNPQCRYSGMNHQSVYSGSNLQSGHPANLHVKSASRAECSREKEGRARARESRGEEPTGRTDRRTPKPVSRSQSSYSSCSSSLRRLRLAQNRKVTRPRGTSALLDDLNDLFTPDPITSSLSRAVMTFSPSPQRGDGSPSVHNKVPVSGVSATVCGASKRLWPTSVTSPREIPQISPSEGISGPNIFPCKVAAMDPCKLVLGPNIYSPSFLRLESCGTDLTKLETGSYKTSISSGKPSSPKEESVTMEDVASELKTSPAFPAVRLFADESVKTEAGPRSPGIPLAGLESPMDEHANLKNESSGLKAIPLSASAKSSSLCKDELFNTETTDFKARLSSPLLPSPTSPLDRKGKEGEKRKEGDQKSLPLLAAGEKRSKIDNSQKSLTFLEEDPLDVELGLDLGLELEPSQASSSSSSEDELPSLQQILDRTTRPPDTPEKGTFTAPSTPVVPQHHSQLPVSSKTKPTSYRNNLDEMLKEKESIQRSKELETKLRLSCEENLLRLAEEEEEDESTENMEAAISHQQREFLQRFSVVSSAIRDLHPGEAMFSLDNFGRLFSQHTLQLRHCNVTPRDTAQKTLLWSTPDQFRSHVSSELIQRAYRSSPCPPQVARWLFQMVSVHSDKLICHQVLKALKDIACSAAEHIVLNKSERFEVWVPSVGDVTLVFMNMGVPFVTLFPLETLQPSFTEGDLLEGIQIRTESLPSKKELSTFPEHNFDSVIKYLSQCTSLCPRAYSDRDLLLLLSVVSRVGLDTQLALQPTEHLRSLLRNLINSIRDWDIMLPRICMSLINLSDDHHNLRWLVQLLPDNMRGKQLRRHLSVSAISKLLNNRCTYRPSNTEFQLSDLRQYLPRMRPSSLLRGLATSFRRSHNPHREGEEEEEEEDCASLDQQAYYLCYSLLALANEATNFEFFPPDQKNQLLLLCAELEKHIKCDIRESEKMLYRSKVKDFVARIYTKWQVLVQRTRPLQGKLYDYWQPLPEDAVSSSQESKHSHREREDEETVMELEEEEGKVVEGEEERIAEKALAMEEDEENEERTPEKYFAKEIPEEEEKFLKMEEERMELTLEEPKMEDMEEERREVKAEERVTEKREAAVEEGRKGQTEGKTGERGNLEDSEMKEKRVERRETERSREKKTAMEDNPAASI, from the exons ATGCTTCAGAAAGAATCAAG ATCaattacagactgcaattacAGTACTG ACGTCATCCCTCTGGGGTTGCCTAGTCCCAAACCCTCCCCGGCCGCCGCCTCCCTTCAGGTGACCCCCATGAAACCCTCTCAGCCCCCCGGATGCCTGTCCAACCCCAACACACACCCCCTGCCAAAGTGGGTGCTACCCTTGACCAGCCCCAAACTGGACCCAATGAGGGCCAAGCCCTCTCCTAGACCCCATCCTCACCCTCCCCAACTGCCAGGGGTGCACCACCGAGCCTCTGGGGGTGGGGGTGAAGCCAAGGATGGCCAGGCCAACTTAACAAACCCCCTCACCAGGAAGATACAGCCTTCCCACAGCCCTGTAACCCCTAACCCCTCTAGGAGTATGACCTTTGACCCACGGGGTGGTACGGGAACGGGCAACAGTGATGTTGGAAGCTCTAGACCTCTGTTTGCTGCCCAGCCCCTCCAATCTAACCCCCAGTACACAGCAGGAGACGACAGGAAGGACACAATGAGGAATGGTGGTCCACTGTCATACACCATGCACAGCCCTGTCACTCCACAGCAG AGTGGTGGTTCCCTGGACCACAGAGGAACCACTCCCACTAGCAAACCGTTCACTTCAG GAGGCACCACATCCCTGTCTCTGAAGAGACGCAGACAACCAGACTCGGAGGAGAGAAACGGtggtggaagaggagaggaaatggcTAATAAGAGACTGCGTCCAGAGGATAATAGCCCAGGCACAGGCCCAGCCCCTATCTGTACCAGTCACCAACCCTATGGAACAGCCAG CCCATCCTACCTGAAGAAAGTCTTCATGAAAAACAGTCTGAACTCAGGTCCTATTCTGAGTTTGAAGGAGCGCCTCACCCCTAAGAAGACGGGAGGGATGGAGACTGTCCCTACCTCTCCACTCCCAACACCCAAGCCTGCGAGGCAGCTCTTTAACAACCAAGGACAAACGCCATGCAGGAACAGTGTGAGGGAGAATAGCAACCCTCAGTGTAGATACAGTGGAATGAATCACCAATCTGTTTATAGTGGTAGTAATCTCCAATCCGGCCACCCAGCGAACCTGCATGTCAAAAGTGCTAGTAGAGCAGAAtgcagcagagagaaagagggcagAGCAAGAGCgcgagagagtagaggagaagaACCGACAGGTCGCACCGACCGAAGAACCCCCAAACCCGTCTCGAGGTCTCAAAGCTCATACTCGAGCTGCTCTAGTTCTCTGCGCCGTCTCAGATTGGCACAGAACCGAAAAGTCACTCGCCCCCGGGGAACGTCGGCCTTGTTGGATGACCTGAATGACCTTTTCACCCCTGACCCCATAACCTCTAGCCTGTCTAGAGCAGTGATGACCTTTTCCCCCAGTCCCCAGAGAGGAGACGGGTCGCCCTCTGTACACAACAAGGTTCCTGTGTCTGGTGTGTCGGCTACAGTCTGTGGTGCTAGTAAAAGACTGTGGCCCACCTCTGTAACAAGTCCTAGAGAAATCCCCCAAATCTCCCCCTCGGAGGGAATCTCTGGCCCCAATATCTTTCCCTGTAAGGTAGCTGCAATGGACCCCTGTAAACTAGTCCTGGGCCCTAACATCTACTCTCCCTCTTTTTTAAGGCTGGAGTCGTGCGGGACTGACTTGACTAAATTAGAGACTGGCTCGTACAAGACCAGCATTTCCTCAGGGAAGCCCTCATCCCCTAAGGAGGAGTCTGTTACGATGGAGGATGTGGCGTCAGAACTGAAAACGAGTCCTGCTTTTCCCGCTGTTAGACTGTTTGCGGATGAGTCCGTTAAGACAGAGGCAGGACCCAGATCTCCTGGTATTCCTTTAGCAGGGTTGGAGTCACCTATGGATGAGCATGCCAACCTCAAGAATGAGTCCTCTGGCCTGAAAGCTATCCCCCTCTCAGCCTCTGCAAAGTCCTCATCCTTGTGTAAGGACGAGTTGTTTAACACAGAGACTACAGACTTCAAAGCCAGACTcagctctcccctcctcccttctcccacCTCACCCCTGGACCGAAAAGGAAAGGAGGGTGAaaagaggaaggaaggagacCAGAAGAGTTTACCGTTACTTGCGGCAGGAGAAAAAAGAAGCAAGATAGACAATTCCCAGAAGAGTCTGACATTTCTGGAGGAGGACCCTCTGGATGTGGAGCTGGGCCTCGACCTGGGCCTAGAGTTGGAGCCATCCcaggccagcagcagcagcagcagtgaggACGAGCTGCCATCCCTGCAGCAGATCCTGGACCGTACCACCCGGCCCCCAGACACCCCAGAGAAAGGAACCTTCACTGCACCCAGCACCCCCGTGGTGCCCCAACACCACAGCCAGCTG CCTGTGTCGTCTAAAACAAAACCCACGAGTTACAGGAACAACCTGGATGAGATGCTGAAGGAAAAGGAGAGCATTCAAAG GTCTAAGGAGCTGGAGACCAAGCTGCGTCTGTCCTGTGAGGAGAACCTGCTGAGActggcggaggaggaggaggaggatgagagcaCAGAGAACATGGAGGCGGCCATCTCCCATCAGCAGAG GGAGTTCCTGCAGCGTTTCTCTGTGGTGTCCAGCGCCATCCGGGACCTGCACCCCGGCGAAGCGATGTTCAGCCTGGACAACTTTGGCCGTCTCTTCAGCCAACACACACTGCAGTTGagacactgtaacgtcacccctCGGGACACCGCACAGAAAACACTACTCTG GTCCACTCCAGACCAGTTCAGGTCCCATGTCAGTTCCGAGCTGATCCAGAGAGCCTACCGCTCCTCCCCCTGCCCTCCCCAGGTGGCCCGTTGGCTCTTCCAG ATGGTGTCAGTCCACTCAGACAAGCTGATCTGTCATCAGGTACTAAAGGCCCTCAAAGATATTGCCTGCTCCGCTGCTGAACACATAGTGCTGAATAAGAGTGAGCGCTTCGAGGTGTGGGTGCCCAGTGTTGGAGACGTGACCCTGGTCTTCATGAACATGGGTGTTCCCTTCGTCACCCTGTTCCCCCTGGAGACCCTACAACCCTCCTTCACAGAGGGAGACCTGCT AGAGGGCATCCAGATCCGCACAGAGAGCCTGCCCAGTAAGAAGGAGCTCAGCACTTTCCCTGAACACAACTTTGATAGCGTCATCAAGTACCTGTCTCAGTGTACATCGTTGTGCCCGCGGGCCTACAGTGACAGAGACCTGTTGTTACTCCTGTCGGTGGTGAGCAGAGTGGGCCTGGACACGCAGCTCGCCCTCCAGCCCACTGAGCACCTCCGCTCCCTACTGCGCAACCTGATCAACAGCATCAGGGACTGGGACATCATG CTGCCCAGGATCTGCATGTCGCTGATTAACCTGAGTGATGACCACCACAACCTGCGGTGGCTGGTCCAGCTACTGCCAGACAACATGCGCGGCAAGCAACTCAGGAGACACCTCAGTGTGTCGGCCATCTCCAAGCTGTTGAACAACCGATGCACTTACAGGCCCTCCAACACAGAGTTCCAGCTGTCAGACCTGCGTCAGTACCTCCCCCGCATGcgcccctcctcactcctccggGGCCTGGCCACCTCCTTCAGGAGGAGTCACAACCCacacagagagggggaagaggaggaggaagaagaggactgTGCCTCCCTGGACCAGCAG GCTTACTACCTCTGCTACAGCCTCCTGGCCCTGGCTAACGAAGCCACCAACTTTGAGTTCTTCCCTCCGGACCAGAAGAACCAGTTGTTGTTGCTGTGTGCTGAGCTGGAGAAACACATCAAGTGTGACATCAGGGAGAGTGAGAAGATGCTGTACAGGAGCAAG GTGAAGGACTTTGTAGCCAGGATCTACACCAAGTGGCAGGTGCTGGTCCAGAGAACCAGGCCTCTCCAG GGTaaactgtatgactactggcaGCCTCTGCCTGAGGACGCAGTGAGCAGCAGCCAGGAGAGCAAACACTCccacagggagagagaagatgagGAGACGGTCATGGagttggaggaagaagaggggaaagtggtggaaggagaggaggagaggattgcAGAAAAGGCTTTGGCCATGGAGGAAGACGAAGAGAATGAGGAGAGGACACCAGAAAAATACTTTGCCAAGGAGATTccagaagaggaggagaaattcctaaagatggaggaggagaggatggaactaACGTTAGAGGAACCAAAGATGGAGGACATGGAGGAAGAACGGAGAGAAGTAAAAGCGGAGGAGAGAGTCACAGAAAAGAGGGAAGCAGCGGTGGAGGAGGGAAGGAAAGGACAGACTGAAGGAAAGACTGGGGAGAGAGGCAATTTAGAGGATTCAGAGATGAAGGAGAAACGTGTAGAACGAAGGGAGACTGAGAGAAGCCGAGAGAAGAAGACTGCAATGGAAGACAACCCGGCTGCATCCATATAG